One Tenrec ecaudatus isolate mTenEca1 chromosome 12, mTenEca1.hap1, whole genome shotgun sequence DNA segment encodes these proteins:
- the VPS37D gene encoding vacuolar protein sorting-associated protein 37D has protein sequence MYRARAARAGPEPGSPGRFGILSTGQLRDLLQDEPKLDRIVRLSRKFQGLQLDREACLASNYSLAKENLALRPRLEMGRAALAIKYQELREVAESCADKLQRLEDSMHRWSPHCALGWLQAELGEAEQEAEEQMEQLLLGEQSLEAFLPAFQRGRALAHLRRTQAEKLQELLRRRERSAQPAPPAAADPPKPFTSAAVLPTGATRGPPAVPRSLPPLDSRPVLPLKGSPGCPLGPAPLLSPRPSQPEPPHR, from the exons ATGTACCGGGCCCGGGCGGCGCGGGCGGGGCCGGAGCCCGGCAGCCCGGGGCGCTTTGGGATCCTCAGCACCGGGCAGCTCCGGGACCTGCTTCAGGACGAGCCCAAGCTGGATCGGATCGTGCGGCTCAGCAGGAAG TTCCAGGGCCTGCAGCTGGACCGGGAGGCATGCCTGGCCTCCAACTACTCGCTGGCCAAGGAGAACCTGGCTCTGCGGCCCCGCCTGGAGATGGGCCGGGCCGCCCTGGCCATCAAGTACCAGGAGCTGCGAGAGGTGGCAGAGAGCTGTGCAGACAAGCTGCAGCGACTGG aggacagcaTGCATCGCTGGAGTCCCCACTGTGCACTGGGATGGCTCCAGGCCGAACTGGGAGAAGCTGAGCAAGAAGCTGAG GAGCAGATGGAGCAGCTGCTGCTGGGTGAGCAGAGCCTGGAGGCCTTCCTGCCGGCCTTCCAGCGAGGCCGCGCTCTGGCCCACCTGCGGAGGACACAGGCGGAGAAGCTGCAGGAGCTGCTGCGCCGCAGGGAGCGGTCTGCCCAGCCAGCACCCCCGGCGGCTGCCGACCCCCCCAAGCCCTTCACTTCTGCAGCTGTCCTGCCCACCGGGGCCACCCGGGGGCCACCAGCAGTGCCCCGGAGCCTGCCTCCCTTGGACTCCCGGCCAGTGCTCCCTCTGAAGGGCTCCCCTGGGTGCCCCCTTGGCCCGGCCCCCCTGCTGAGCCCTCGGCCCTCGCAGCCAGAGCCCCCCCACCGGTAG